A DNA window from Paenibacillus sp. HWE-109 contains the following coding sequences:
- a CDS encoding amidohydrolase family protein codes for MPKMKANSYVGIGLAAILIGAGYWTWHNNKNASESTGSSAASAVPSESPVQIAVTAPAKKSLAALLQQYGSLPLADMHNHDASDKKYLGMKDVWQRNGMDRVVLFGDVSEYSAIRTDEYAWEAYTEKPDFFVPFFSGFDLRDKSSLEVIRKNLEMGYLGLGEIAGASYNSPVLSKVEWKAKHPMDGFLPQIYELCAEYQAPILLHIDPPNGFVLEAFEEALKAHPKTTFIFGHANAYNSPDNIKILLEKYPNVYMDFFAGFTLLNPESANRIEDFLPVMKQFPDRFMLSTDSGYGVQSEEAAIEAMYRVLDALGDSELVSKIAYGNLDGILRKEPATQTQKAALLKRDPSRDMAKLSKLEAGQLLWGKEK; via the coding sequence ATGCCAAAAATGAAAGCGAATTCATATGTAGGTATAGGGCTTGCTGCGATATTAATTGGAGCAGGATATTGGACTTGGCACAACAATAAGAATGCAAGTGAATCAACGGGTTCCAGTGCGGCGAGCGCTGTGCCCAGCGAGTCTCCGGTCCAAATAGCGGTCACTGCTCCTGCCAAGAAAAGCCTAGCTGCTTTGCTGCAGCAATACGGCTCCCTCCCTCTTGCGGACATGCATAATCATGATGCGAGTGATAAGAAGTATTTAGGGATGAAGGATGTCTGGCAGCGGAATGGGATGGATCGTGTTGTGCTGTTCGGGGATGTTTCTGAGTACAGTGCCATTCGAACAGACGAGTATGCTTGGGAGGCCTATACGGAGAAACCTGATTTCTTCGTACCTTTTTTCTCAGGTTTTGATTTGCGCGATAAGTCCAGTTTGGAGGTTATTCGCAAGAATCTCGAGATGGGTTACTTAGGCTTAGGTGAAATTGCCGGGGCGTCCTATAACTCACCGGTATTGTCCAAGGTGGAATGGAAAGCAAAGCATCCGATGGACGGCTTTCTACCGCAAATTTATGAGCTCTGCGCCGAGTATCAAGCTCCGATTTTACTGCATATCGATCCGCCGAATGGCTTTGTTTTGGAGGCATTTGAAGAAGCGCTGAAAGCTCATCCCAAAACTACATTTATTTTCGGCCATGCCAATGCCTATAATTCTCCTGATAATATCAAAATACTGCTGGAGAAATATCCGAATGTATACATGGATTTCTTTGCGGGATTCACGCTGCTCAATCCCGAAAGCGCGAACCGGATCGAGGATTTCCTGCCAGTTATGAAGCAGTTCCCTGACCGATTCATGCTGAGCACGGATTCCGGCTACGGCGTTCAGAGTGAAGAGGCGGCGATCGAAGCGATGTATCGCGTCTTGGACGCTTTGGGCGACTCAGAACTAGTCAGCAAGATAGCCTATGGGAATTTAGACGGCATCTTGCGCAAGGAGCCTGCCACCCAAACGCAAAAAGCCGCGCTTCTGAAGCGCGACCCTTCTCGTGATATGGCCAAGCTGTCCAAGCTGGAAGCGGGACAACTGCTCTGGGGCAAGGAAAAGTGA
- a CDS encoding YncE family protein: MKRLSQTPTQVKAQSKLPKVLSIIPVAGDVGDIQVNSVTNRVYYVHSENQVGILNGATQQVIQNVKVGEGATYLAVNSATNRIYVTNFRDASVSVLDGQTNRVLTSIPVGQRPFGLGINPKGNRIYVANLGGTISIIDGNSNRVVQTLKVGGAPALVSVNERTNRIYVTNVEKDSVHVISGTSLRVIKSLKVGRNPIIIPGINRVTNRIYIANNLSNYASLIQGNTLLPSIPIHLGSRQSELAMNAGTNRIYVTSAQQEGRGKLFVLDGDTNRIVKTLRIPTFASLLVNPLTNHYFIGDTDNRDLFVYGGQNNELLTKLRTGNSAGNMALNTRTNQIYVGNAGTITVVQDERDTTTSASPKPLLSKRVCVG; encoded by the coding sequence ATGAAGAGGCTGTCACAAACCCCTACACAAGTTAAGGCACAGTCCAAGCTGCCCAAAGTTCTCAGCATCATTCCAGTCGCTGGCGATGTAGGCGATATTCAAGTCAACTCCGTGACGAATCGCGTCTATTATGTGCATAGCGAAAACCAAGTAGGTATTCTTAATGGTGCAACACAGCAAGTCATCCAAAATGTGAAAGTGGGGGAGGGAGCCACCTACCTTGCTGTGAATAGCGCGACGAATCGCATCTATGTGACGAATTTTCGCGATGCCAGCGTTTCTGTTTTGGATGGACAAACGAACCGTGTCCTAACTTCTATCCCCGTTGGGCAACGCCCTTTTGGGCTAGGGATTAACCCTAAGGGGAACCGCATCTACGTCGCCAATCTTGGCGGTACGATTAGTATCATTGACGGCAATTCCAACCGTGTCGTACAAACGTTGAAGGTCGGCGGAGCGCCCGCACTGGTCTCCGTGAATGAGCGGACGAACCGGATTTATGTGACGAACGTCGAGAAAGATTCGGTTCATGTCATCAGTGGAACATCCCTGCGAGTGATTAAAAGCTTGAAGGTCGGGCGAAACCCCATTATTATCCCTGGCATTAATCGTGTAACGAACCGCATCTATATCGCCAATAACTTGAGCAATTATGCCTCGCTGATCCAGGGGAATACGCTTCTTCCCAGCATCCCCATCCACCTTGGAAGCCGGCAAAGCGAGCTTGCCATGAATGCTGGAACGAACCGGATTTACGTGACTAGTGCCCAGCAGGAAGGCAGAGGCAAGCTTTTTGTGCTGGATGGGGATACGAATCGGATCGTAAAGACACTGCGCATTCCGACTTTTGCCTCCTTGCTTGTAAATCCACTAACAAACCACTATTTTATCGGAGATACGGATAACCGCGATTTATTTGTCTATGGCGGCCAAAATAATGAACTCCTGACTAAGCTGCGTACTGGGAATTCAGCCGGCAATATGGCGTTGAACACAAGAACGAACCAAATTTATGTAGGTAATGCAGGGACGATTACTGTGGTTCAGGATGAGCGGGACACGACGACTTCAGCCAGTCCCAAGCCGCTTCTTTCCAAGCGCGTATGCGTAGGTTGA
- a CDS encoding IS4 family transposase, with product MGIVPDKTVISQCLQLLDLPKAVCDILDYRTQKLTVRSAILLFIEAQLARREEPTAIEEHLRSNENLQALVGTKSISASRFSRKLNELPTFLLQYAFQEINRRIAQTLRESSHVKVRDVKKLTIIDSTTISLPNFHGQWAYCSKMQNSVKMHTYLCTDFPDMAYPSKVILSTGAVADSEVAIELLTDKNTTYVMDRGYINYAFFKKWAEANIRFVVRIQANSKTTVIQARPVPEDDPGLLRDADVQMVVPKHPDQKVTLRLVEFKDDKKRIYRVVTTRWDLSAREIANLYRDRWMIELFFKWMKQHLHLAKLYSYKPDAVWNQIYMTLLAYGLCILVKLQTKTTKSTWEVLKLVRIYVMMSWEKFLAALNRAPTRSSKGRRKKNKGGRPRIHPIKKKAQKKKLEQN from the coding sequence ATGGGTATCGTACCAGATAAAACCGTTATTAGTCAATGTCTTCAATTGTTGGATTTACCAAAGGCAGTCTGCGACATTTTGGATTATCGGACTCAAAAACTTACCGTTCGCAGTGCAATCCTACTTTTCATCGAAGCTCAGTTGGCACGGCGCGAAGAGCCGACTGCCATTGAGGAGCATTTGCGTTCTAACGAAAATTTGCAGGCTCTTGTAGGAACAAAATCGATTAGCGCCTCCCGTTTCTCGCGTAAATTGAACGAGTTACCTACTTTTTTACTCCAGTACGCTTTTCAAGAAATCAATCGGCGTATTGCACAGACCTTACGAGAATCATCCCATGTAAAGGTGCGAGATGTAAAAAAGCTAACGATCATTGACTCTACCACCATCTCTTTACCCAACTTTCACGGTCAGTGGGCCTACTGCAGCAAAATGCAAAATAGCGTAAAAATGCATACCTACCTCTGCACAGATTTCCCGGATATGGCCTATCCCAGCAAAGTTATTTTATCGACGGGAGCTGTAGCTGACTCGGAAGTAGCGATCGAACTTCTCACAGATAAAAACACAACGTATGTGATGGATCGCGGATACATTAACTACGCCTTTTTCAAGAAATGGGCAGAAGCAAACATTCGTTTTGTCGTGCGAATACAAGCAAATAGTAAGACAACCGTCATCCAGGCACGACCTGTTCCAGAAGATGATCCTGGCCTTTTACGAGATGCTGATGTCCAAATGGTGGTTCCGAAGCACCCTGATCAAAAAGTAACGCTCCGATTGGTTGAATTCAAAGATGACAAAAAACGAATCTACCGCGTGGTTACAACAAGGTGGGATCTCTCAGCACGAGAAATCGCTAACTTGTACCGAGATCGCTGGATGATCGAATTGTTCTTTAAATGGATGAAGCAGCACCTTCACTTGGCTAAACTTTATAGCTATAAACCTGATGCGGTATGGAACCAAATCTACATGACACTTTTAGCCTACGGACTGTGCATCCTGGTCAAGTTGCAAACGAAAACAACAAAAAGTACATGGGAAGTGCTGAAGTTAGTTCGCATTTACGTGATGATGAGCTGGGAAAAGTTCCTTGCTGCTTTAAACAGAGCGCCCACGCGAAGTTCAAAAGGACGTCGAAAGAAAAATAAGGGCGGGCGTCCTCGAATTCATCCTATCAAGAAAAAAGCGCAGAAAAAGAAACTTGAACAGAACTAA
- a CDS encoding carbohydrate ABC transporter permease, protein MKAETKVSPQNLPLHKSKTTFSLRGRWESPIAGYLFISPWLLGFLLLTLWPMVQSMYYSFTKYTLLDAPEWIGLRNYERIFADDELFRQSLKITILFVVLSVPIKLFSALMVAIVLNKKVKGISIYRTFIYLPSLIGSSIAVAILWQNIFGIDGFINRFIGLFGIQGISWISNPKTALGTLIILVAWQFGSSMVIFLAGLKQIPAELYEASSVDGASKIRQFFTITLPMLSPVLLFNLVLQTIGSFQMFTQAFIITKGGPINSTYMYALYLYDRAFSRYEMGYASALAWILLVVIGIVTAIIFASSRYWVFYETEGAKGK, encoded by the coding sequence ATGAAAGCTGAGACTAAAGTTTCTCCGCAGAATCTTCCCTTGCACAAATCGAAAACAACATTCAGCTTGAGAGGGCGCTGGGAGTCGCCGATTGCCGGGTATTTATTCATTTCTCCGTGGCTGCTAGGATTCCTGTTGTTAACCCTGTGGCCTATGGTTCAATCGATGTATTATTCTTTCACCAAATATACGTTATTAGATGCTCCCGAGTGGATTGGTCTGCGCAATTATGAGCGAATTTTTGCTGATGATGAACTATTTCGCCAATCGCTGAAGATCACGATTCTCTTCGTGGTGCTGTCCGTGCCGATTAAACTTTTTAGTGCTTTGATGGTCGCGATCGTGCTCAATAAAAAGGTGAAAGGGATCTCGATTTATCGAACATTCATCTACTTGCCTTCCTTAATTGGCAGCAGTATTGCGGTAGCTATTCTTTGGCAAAATATATTTGGCATTGACGGTTTTATCAACCGGTTCATTGGCCTGTTCGGCATTCAGGGTATCAGTTGGATCAGCAATCCCAAAACAGCCCTGGGAACATTGATTATTCTCGTTGCTTGGCAATTCGGTTCTTCCATGGTTATCTTTCTGGCCGGTTTAAAACAAATTCCCGCTGAGCTTTACGAAGCATCTTCCGTGGATGGGGCTTCGAAGATCAGGCAGTTTTTCACGATTACCTTGCCCATGCTGTCACCCGTACTGCTATTTAATCTGGTGCTGCAAACCATCGGGTCCTTCCAAATGTTCACCCAAGCCTTCATCATTACGAAGGGCGGGCCCATCAACTCAACGTATATGTACGCTTTATACCTTTACGATCGCGCTTTTTCCAGATACGAAATGGGATATGCTTCCGCCTTGGCGTGGATCCTTCTCGTCGTGATCGGGATCGTGACGGCGATCATTTTCGCCTCATCCCGATACTGGGTATTCTACGAGACAGAAGGAGCGAAAGGGAAATGA
- a CDS encoding carbohydrate ABC transporter permease, with protein sequence MKTMLPRTLRTHILLAIFSLIMIYPMLWWFGAAFKSNAEMSSPALFPTEWLWSNFSQGWVAIPKFTFTHFYINTFELIAGVLITSILSCSLVAFGFARLDFPLKNFWFSILMVTLMLPSQVTLVPQYIMFNTWGWVNTYLPFYVPHALAGGIGGPFFIFLLVQFIRGLPRELDESAKIDGCSWFGIYWRIVLPLTKPALVTVGIYCFLWNWDDFFGHLLYINSVSKYTVGLALKLFVDSQSALPWGQLLAMSLVSIIPSLIIFFMAQRHFVDGIASGAVKG encoded by the coding sequence ATGAAAACGATGCTGCCACGAACGTTACGAACCCATATCTTATTAGCCATATTCAGCTTAATTATGATTTATCCGATGCTCTGGTGGTTCGGAGCCGCTTTCAAATCCAATGCAGAGATGAGCTCTCCTGCGCTGTTTCCTACGGAGTGGTTATGGAGCAATTTCAGCCAAGGCTGGGTTGCCATTCCTAAGTTTACTTTCACTCATTTCTATATCAATACGTTCGAATTGATTGCCGGGGTTCTGATTACGTCCATACTTTCCTGCAGTTTGGTCGCGTTCGGCTTCGCCCGCTTGGATTTTCCGCTGAAAAATTTCTGGTTTTCAATTCTGATGGTTACCCTGATGCTGCCAAGTCAAGTGACGCTGGTTCCTCAGTACATCATGTTCAACACGTGGGGATGGGTCAATACGTATCTGCCCTTCTATGTGCCGCATGCTTTGGCAGGTGGAATCGGCGGCCCATTCTTCATTTTCCTGCTGGTCCAGTTCATTCGCGGCCTTCCGCGAGAGCTCGATGAATCCGCCAAGATTGACGGCTGCAGCTGGTTCGGCATCTACTGGCGTATCGTGCTCCCTCTGACGAAACCCGCGCTAGTCACCGTCGGTATTTATTGCTTTCTGTGGAATTGGGACGACTTCTTCGGTCACCTGCTTTATATCAACTCTGTCAGCAAATACACGGTAGGATTAGCTCTGAAACTGTTCGTCGACAGCCAATCCGCCTTGCCTTGGGGCCAGCTCCTGGCGATGTCGCTCGTCTC